A part of Leishmania panamensis strain MHOM/PA/94/PSC-1 chromosome 34 sequence genomic DNA contains:
- a CDS encoding 60S ribosomal protein L12, putative (TriTrypDB/GeneDB-style sysID: LpmP.34.2040) has product MPPKFDPNQEIIVVVRAVGGEVAATASLAPKVGPLGLNAKKIGEDIAKCTKDWKGLKVTCELRVKNRVATVVVTPSVASRLIRALKEPPRDRKKVKNIKHSGNIPFSEIVKIAKESQAKSMGSDLKAVVMEVLGTAVSIGCTVDGESPRDIQAKVQEGKLKVPN; this is encoded by the coding sequence ATGCCGCCGAAGTTCGATCCCAACCAGGAGATCAtcgtggtggtgcgggcCGTCGGCGGTGAGGTGGCTGCGACGGCTTCTCTGGCCCCGAAGGTCGGTCCCCTCGGTCTCAACGCCAAGAAGATCGGTGAGGATATCGCCAAGTGCACCAAGGACTGGAAGGGTCTGAAGGTCACTTGCGAGCTGCGCGTCAAGAACCGTGTGGCGACGGTAGTGGTGACGCCGTCCGTGGCGTCTCGCCTCATTCGCGCGCTGAAGGAGCCGCCGCGCGACCGCAAGAAGGTCAAGAACATCAAGCACAGTGGCAACATCCCGTTCTCGGAGATCGTCAAGATCGCCAAGGAGTCGCAGGCTAAGTCTATGGGTAGTGACCTCAAGGCCGTCgtgatggaggtgctcgGCACGGCCGTGTCCATCGGGTGCACCGTTGACGGCGAGAGCCCGCGCGACATCCAAGCTAAGGTTCAGGAGGGCAAGCTGAAAGTCCCCAACTAG